A window of the Lolium perenne isolate Kyuss_39 chromosome 7, Kyuss_2.0, whole genome shotgun sequence genome harbors these coding sequences:
- the LOC139833390 gene encoding acyl transferase 7-like, whose translation MDISTEYIDHFKARFLEQTGHRCSAFEVLIAKAPSPGAPPCDVVRLIREGKKRLPAEFARWSRGELGSDPYRITSDYRTLLVSDWSRLGFAEVDYGWGAPVHVVPLTNLDYIATCILVRPSAHKPGARLITQCVAAHGVDAFHRDMMRLDD comes from the coding sequence ATGGACATCTCCACGGAGTACATCGACCACTTCAAGGCCCGGTTCCTGGAGCAGACGGGCCACCGCTGCAGCGCGTTCGAGGTGCTGATCGCCAAGGCGCCTTCCCCAGGGGCTCCCCCGTGCGACGTGGTGCGGCTGATCCGGGAGGGCAAGAAGCGGCTCCCCGCCGAGTTCGCCCGCTGGAGCCGCGGCGAGCTGGGGTCCGACCCGTACCGGATCACCTCCGACTACCGGACGCTGCTCGTCTCCGACTGGTCGCGCCTCGGGTTCGCCGAGGTGGACTACGGCTGGGGCGCGCCCGTGCACGTCGTGCCGCTCACCAACCTCGACTACATCGCCACCTGCATCCTCGTCCGCCCCTCCGCGCACAAGCCCGGCGCCCGCCTCATCACCCAGTGCGTCGCCGCCCACGGCGTCGACGCCTTCCACCGGGACATGATGCGACTCGACGACTGA